One genomic window of Glycine max cultivar Williams 82 chromosome 16, Glycine_max_v4.0, whole genome shotgun sequence includes the following:
- the LOC112999791 gene encoding uncharacterized protein, whose translation MRVSGYYQKKPLHVLIHNRSTHNFLDIEVAKRLGCKIDAFDSPSVVVADGTKLNVSAVVRGFQWTIQQTKFTSDMLLIPLGCCDLVLGVEWLVSLGDIVWNFNKLQMELYVKGRRHVLRGASTGLKIVTKQQLGKAMSTGVHLSILQVCDGQRGLLNSLTTQASGLPPSRLGYDYQIPLVPGVGPISKRYSSSPFARPIVLVGKKDGSWRLCVDYKDLNKHTVKNKFPIPLLDDLLDELADSSIFILQVNKVDYIDLPIASTVMQKDIEATNKIA comes from the exons ATGCGTGTGTCGGGCTACTACCAAAAGAAGCCTCTCCATGTGTTGATTCACAATAGGAGTACCCATAATTTTCTGGACATTGAGGTGGCCAAGAGATTGGGTTGCAAAATTGATGCTTTTGATTCCCCGAGTGTGGTGGTTGCTGATGGCACAAAGTTAAACGTATCTGCAGTCGTTAGAGGATTCCAATGGACAATTCAGCAAACCAAATTCACTTCTGATATGTTACTCATTCCATTGGGATGCTGCGATTTGGTCTTAGGAGTGGAGTGGTTGGTTTCCTTGGGTGATATTGTATGGAATTTTAATAAGTTACAGATGGAGTTATATGTTAAGGGAAGGAGGCATGTGTTGAGAGGGGCCTCTACTGGGTTGAAAATAGTTACGAAACAACAATTGGGGAAGGCTATGTCAACTGGTGTTCATTTGTCAATTTTGCAAGTATGTGATGGACAAAGGGGTCTTCTGAACTCACTAACTACTCAAGCTAGTGGGTTACCTCCTAGCAGACTTGGTTATGACTATCAGATTCCACTAGTTCCAGGTGTTGGTCCTATCAGTAAGAGATACAG TAGTAGTCCCTTTGCAAGGCCAATAGTTTTGGTGGGTAAAAAGGATGGATCATGGAGGTTGTGTGTGGATTACAAGGATCTTAACAAGCATACAGTTAAGAACAAGTTCCCAATTCCTTTACTAGATGATCTGTTGGATGAATTGGCTGATTCTAGCATTTTCATCCTTCAAGTTAACAAAGTCGACTATATAGATTTACCTATTGCATCAACTGTCATGCAAAAAGATATTGAAGCAACAAACAAGATAGCTTAA